A section of the Roseomonas marmotae genome encodes:
- a CDS encoding porin translates to MRKILLATTAVAAAALFGPVEAAAQQAPTVRVGGYFRFNYAFTDQDNVVTQNIREGKSDFAADAEVHVIVEGKTANGLTYGSTIEIQTDLNRGNGTGFSKTSLDIDEMYMWIASPTAGQLRFGDEDGVVLGAMLTGFVTNFGTGGVDGDAWDNVIGANNRPSYFAGGGLSDSTKVIYTSPQFFGFDFGASFAFNNNEGEDSGCDALSISCDRTAAFSYALGAPRIRNERQAAVRYRGSFSGVGVQANVGYIGSDVTANIGGPSAQGLDVYSVGLQATAYGFLVGANYSWGDAQAGLGILNRPAPGTRLDTRNMKQLFAGASYTISGLTVGANFFDVKSAGNQNILTGGRTDRAWAVGASYTLAPGLQLVAEYISSKKKEGGFDFANGTLGSANNSSEADVVLLGTRIAF, encoded by the coding sequence ATGCGCAAGATTTTGCTGGCGACGACGGCCGTTGCCGCCGCCGCTCTGTTTGGCCCGGTCGAGGCTGCTGCTCAGCAGGCTCCGACGGTTCGTGTTGGCGGCTACTTCCGCTTCAACTACGCCTTCACCGATCAGGACAACGTCGTCACCCAGAACATTCGTGAGGGCAAGTCCGACTTCGCCGCCGATGCCGAGGTGCATGTCATCGTCGAAGGCAAGACCGCCAACGGCCTGACCTACGGCTCGACCATTGAGATCCAGACGGACCTCAACCGCGGCAATGGCACGGGCTTCTCCAAGACCTCCCTGGACATCGATGAGATGTACATGTGGATCGCCTCCCCCACCGCTGGCCAGCTGCGCTTCGGTGACGAGGACGGCGTGGTGCTCGGCGCCATGCTGACGGGCTTCGTGACCAACTTCGGCACGGGCGGCGTCGACGGCGATGCCTGGGACAACGTGATCGGCGCCAACAACCGTCCGAGCTACTTCGCCGGCGGCGGTCTGTCCGACAGCACCAAGGTCATCTACACCTCGCCGCAGTTCTTCGGCTTCGACTTCGGCGCCTCCTTCGCCTTCAACAACAACGAGGGTGAAGACAGCGGCTGCGATGCCCTGAGCATCAGCTGCGACCGCACGGCCGCCTTCTCCTACGCCCTCGGCGCCCCGCGCATCCGCAACGAGCGTCAGGCCGCCGTCCGCTACCGCGGCAGCTTCTCCGGCGTCGGCGTGCAGGCCAATGTCGGCTACATCGGCTCCGACGTGACCGCCAACATCGGTGGCCCGTCCGCCCAGGGCCTCGACGTCTACTCCGTCGGCCTGCAGGCGACCGCCTACGGCTTCCTGGTGGGCGCGAACTACAGCTGGGGTGACGCTCAGGCCGGCCTCGGCATCCTGAACCGTCCGGCCCCCGGCACGCGCCTCGACACGCGCAACATGAAGCAGCTGTTCGCCGGCGCTTCGTACACCATCAGCGGCCTGACGGTCGGCGCGAACTTCTTCGACGTGAAGAGCGCCGGCAACCAGAACATCCTCACAGGTGGCCGTACGGACCGCGCCTGGGCCGTTGGCGCCAGCTACACCCTGGCCCCTGGCCTGCAGCTGGTCGCCGAGTACATCTCCTCCAAGAAGAAGGAAGGTGGCTTCGACTTCGCGAACGGCACGCTCGGCTCCGCGAACAACAGCTCCGAGGCCGACGTGGTCCTGCTGGGCACCCGCATCGCCTTCTGA
- a CDS encoding YggS family pyridoxal phosphate-dependent enzyme, with product MTSIAASLHRIRDRIATACAAAGRKAEEVTLVAVSKTHPAESVAEALAAGQAVFGENRVQEAAAKFPPLRESHPAMRLHLIGALQTNKARDAVRLADTIESLDRPKLAAALAEAMVREGRRPGLLIQVNIGREPQKAGIDPDAVEDFLALCRDSHGLDVTGLMCIPPAEEDPIPHFRRMAALRARLGLPILSMGMSGDFESAIAEGATHIRVGSAIFGQRPYPAG from the coding sequence ATGACCAGCATCGCCGCCTCCCTGCACCGGATTCGCGACCGGATCGCCACCGCCTGCGCCGCCGCCGGGCGGAAGGCGGAGGAAGTGACCCTGGTGGCCGTCTCCAAGACCCATCCGGCCGAGTCGGTCGCCGAGGCCCTGGCAGCCGGGCAGGCGGTCTTCGGGGAAAACCGGGTGCAGGAGGCGGCCGCCAAGTTTCCCCCGCTGCGCGAGAGCCACCCGGCGATGCGCCTGCACCTGATCGGTGCGCTGCAGACCAACAAGGCCCGTGACGCCGTGCGGCTGGCCGATACCATAGAGAGTCTGGACCGGCCGAAGCTGGCCGCGGCCCTGGCCGAAGCCATGGTGCGGGAAGGCCGGCGCCCCGGCCTGCTGATCCAGGTGAATATCGGACGGGAGCCCCAGAAGGCCGGCATCGACCCCGATGCGGTGGAGGACTTCCTCGCCCTGTGCCGCGACAGCCATGGGCTGGATGTCACGGGGCTGATGTGCATCCCTCCCGCTGAGGAAGACCCCATTCCCCATTTCCGCCGCATGGCGGCGCTGCGGGCGCGACTCGGGCTGCCCATCCTGTCGATGGGCATGAGCGGGGATTTCGAGTCCGCCATCGCCGAGGGTGCCACCCATATAAGAGTGGGCTCTGCCATCTTCGGGCAGCGGCCCTACCCGGCGGGGTAA
- the ccmI gene encoding c-type cytochrome biogenesis protein CcmI yields the protein MIWLLFLALAVLALAPLGLVLLRPPRPHGRQEADLAFYRAQLTELERERAAGRLDEPAFNAARTEVQRRLLAAPADRAPAQASRGSALLAAGLFLIPAGGFALYLWHGAPDVPAAPYVERAAVAARDDALLAQLRNRIAMVPPQSEGARQGWLLLGNAERGRGRLDEAAEALSHALAIRFDAGLAADLAELQIQRGDTAAAARILATALRQSPGDPRLRFLSGLLEAREGRSQNARATWQALLADTPADAPWRALLERELQGLP from the coding sequence ATGATCTGGCTGCTCTTCCTGGCCCTGGCCGTGCTGGCCCTGGCGCCGCTCGGCCTCGTGCTGCTGCGCCCGCCCCGCCCGCATGGGCGGCAGGAGGCCGACCTCGCCTTCTACCGTGCCCAGCTGACCGAGCTGGAGCGCGAGCGCGCCGCCGGCCGGCTGGATGAACCCGCCTTCAATGCCGCCCGCACCGAGGTGCAGCGCCGCCTGCTGGCCGCCCCGGCCGATCGGGCGCCTGCCCAGGCCTCGCGCGGCAGCGCCCTGCTCGCCGCCGGGCTCTTCCTGATCCCGGCGGGGGGCTTTGCCCTTTATCTCTGGCACGGCGCGCCGGACGTGCCCGCCGCCCCTTATGTCGAACGCGCCGCCGTCGCGGCGCGGGACGATGCGCTGCTGGCGCAGCTGCGGAACCGCATAGCCATGGTGCCGCCGCAGAGCGAGGGTGCGCGCCAGGGCTGGTTGCTGCTGGGCAATGCCGAGCGCGGCCGCGGCCGGTTGGATGAAGCCGCCGAGGCCCTGTCCCATGCCCTGGCCATCCGCTTCGACGCCGGTCTGGCGGCGGATCTGGCGGAGTTGCAGATCCAGCGCGGGGATACGGCGGCGGCGGCCCGCATCCTGGCCACGGCCCTGCGCCAGAGCCCCGGCGACCCGCGCCTGCGCTTCCTCTCCGGTCTGCTGGAGGCCCGCGAGGGCCGCAGCCAGAACGCCCGCGCCACCTGGCAGGCCCTGCTGGCCGATACGCCGGCCGACGCTCCCTGGCGCGCCCTGCTGGAGCGGGAGCTTCAAGGGCTGCCCTGA
- a CDS encoding cytochrome c-type biogenesis protein, whose amino-acid sequence MRRLLLAPLLALGLASGPALAVGLPSEMLPDPAQEQRARDIGHELRCLVCQNQSIEESEADLARDLRRVVRERVAAGDSDRQIVAYLHDRYGDFVLLRPPFNAATALLWGAPFLALGGGLAAILLARRRRLDPLAVPPLSAEEQARLAALEDRPSP is encoded by the coding sequence ATGCGCCGCCTGCTGCTCGCCCCCCTCCTGGCCCTGGGCCTGGCCTCGGGCCCCGCCCTCGCCGTGGGCCTGCCTTCCGAGATGCTGCCCGACCCGGCGCAGGAACAGCGCGCCCGCGACATCGGGCATGAGCTGCGCTGCCTGGTCTGCCAGAACCAGTCCATCGAGGAGAGCGAGGCCGACCTGGCGCGCGACCTCCGCCGCGTCGTGCGGGAGCGGGTGGCCGCCGGCGACAGCGATCGCCAGATCGTCGCCTATCTGCACGACCGCTACGGCGACTTCGTCCTGCTGCGCCCGCCCTTCAATGCCGCCACGGCGCTGCTCTGGGGCGCGCCCTTCCTGGCGCTGGGCGGCGGGCTGGCCGCCATCCTGCTCGCCCGCCGCCGCCGGCTGGACCCCCTCGCCGTGCCGCCGCTCTCGGCCGAGGAACAGGCCCGCCTCGCCGCGCTGGAGGACCGTCCCTCCCCATGA
- a CDS encoding DsbE family thiol:disulfide interchange protein: MSGQSDSPAPRLGRRRALMLAPLGLALAGGAGFYAMLRGLGSGSYDPRGVPSALLGRQAPPFTLPPLEEAGVPGFSDAALRDLPAPMLVNFWASWCVPCIVEHPQLMRLAREGVQVFGVNYKDRPADAATFLTRHGNPFTRLGRDEPGRVAIDWGVYGVPETYLLDRQGIIRWRWPGPVTPEVLEQDIRPLLRRHA, encoded by the coding sequence ATGAGCGGGCAGAGCGATTCCCCCGCCCCCCGACTCGGCCGCCGCCGCGCCCTGATGCTGGCGCCGCTCGGCCTGGCGCTGGCGGGCGGCGCCGGCTTCTACGCCATGCTGCGCGGCCTCGGCAGCGGCAGCTACGACCCGCGCGGCGTGCCCTCCGCGCTGCTCGGCCGCCAGGCGCCGCCCTTCACCCTGCCGCCGCTGGAGGAGGCCGGGGTGCCCGGCTTCTCCGACGCCGCGCTGCGCGACCTGCCGGCCCCCATGCTGGTGAATTTCTGGGCCAGCTGGTGCGTGCCCTGCATCGTCGAGCACCCGCAGCTGATGCGCCTCGCGCGGGAGGGGGTGCAGGTCTTCGGCGTCAACTACAAGGACAGGCCGGCCGATGCCGCCACCTTCCTCACCCGCCACGGCAATCCCTTCACCCGCCTGGGGCGGGACGAGCCCGGGCGCGTCGCCATCGACTGGGGCGTCTATGGCGTGCCGGAGACCTATCTGCTGGACCGCCAGGGCATCATCCGCTGGCGCTGGCCCGGCCCGGTGACGCCCGAGGTGCTGGAGCAGGACATCCGCCCCCTGCTGAGGCGCCACGCCTGA